The genomic DNA TGACCTGAACCTTGTACAGGTAAGAACCTGTTGCAAGGAGCTTGCCGTTTTCGGTATGGACGTTGCCATCCTTATCCGGTTTCATTTCGAAGTATGCGTTCAGCAAGGCAGCGTCGTTGGTGTAGCTAGGATCGTTCAGCTTCTGAGTGAAGCTGTAGTAATCCACAAAGCCGCCCAGGTTGGTGTAGATCCAGATGTGAACATCCATCTTGGAGTTGTACAGGTTAGCCTGGTCAATCTTGCCCTTGAAGTCGCTGTTGAACTTGTTCTGGAACTTTTCAGAGCAGTAGTCACGAACGTATTCTTCAACAGTAACCTTTTCACTGTTCTTGGCATCAACGCCTTCCAGCGGAACAAGGCCATCGGAGCTAAGCAAGTCATCCAAGGTAGCCATACCACCCACGTCATTCACCATGGGGAGCTTCACATCCATAGCGAGGGTCGGGCCAAGGTGAGAGCTGTGGCCAGGATACGGTTCCTTGCCGCTGCCTTCCTTGGTATCGAAGGAGCCACCAATCAAGGTTTCAACTTCCTTACCGGTAGAGGGGTTCTTAATGCTTACAGCATAGGTTTCACCTTCCTTCGGCGGGTTGGAAGCGTAGTATCTGTCAACGCGATCCTGGGTCATCTCGGTAACCGGGTTCACCACTGCCACGTCAAGATCCTTACCGTCCTTCATGATCACGAAGATGGTGTCAGAAGCTTCGTTGCCGGCCTTGTCCTTATAGAAGCGGACAATGGAGTTGAAGCCCTTTTCAAGGCCCTGAGTAGTCAGGGTATCCTGGATAACGCCATCCACAGACCAGACCACGTTCACGAAGTTGGAGCGGATTACAGCACCGCCTTCGGGGCTGAGAATTTCAACCTTCGGGCCAACCTTGTCGAGAACGATGAATACAGAGGTAGAAGCAGCATTGCCGTACTTGTTCACGAAGGTGTAGGATACATTGTAACCGGTATCGCCTTCGTCGTTCTTGATGATGTTACCCTTTTCGTCAACAACGTAGCTAACAGTCACGGTGTTGCCAGTGGTTTCATCAACATAGTCGTAAGTCACGGTCAAAGCACCAGTGGAAATCTGCGGGACCTTGGAACCAGAATTGGAGCCGCTAGAAGAACCGCTGCTAGAGCTAGAGTTGTGGCTGCCGGAGCTAGAGCTGGAGGGGTTCTTGTTGGGGTTCTTGCTGGGATCCTTGTTAATGGCCTCAACACCAGCGGTAGTCAGCAGGTTACCATCGGTATCGGTAACCAGAGCTTCACCAGTCAAGGCGTCAGCCTTGTAGGAAATGGTCACATCCTTGCCACCGATAGTGGTTACGTAGGAAACGGTAATCACTTCGATGGAATCAATCTTGCCCTTGCTACCAACCACGGGGACCTTGACAGGATTGCCAGACTTGTCCGTGTTGTAAGATACGGTATAGGTCTTTCCATCAACCTTTTCTTCGTAAGAAACCTTGACCTGATCGTCGTTCATCGGGACGCGAGAAACACCAGAGCTCGGGTTTTCATTCAGGATGAGCTCACCCTTAACCTTGTTGACCTGCGTGTAGGTGTCCTTAGATACATGTACAGTATCCAGGTCAACCTTGACGGTGAACGTATCGGTCTTGCCAGAAGCAGGATCCAGCACAGTCACAACAACGTCGTTCTTGTTGGAGTTGACATAGATGTTAGTGTCAGCCTTATCGGTTCCCTGAACAACGGTGTAGATGTTATCGGCTTCGGTTGCATCGGAACCTGCGGTAACAGTAACAATCGGAGTTGCATCGCTAAAGAAGATTACCACGGTATCAGAGCCAGCTTCGTTCTTAGCCGGATCCTTATAGGTGATAATGATGCAGTTCGGACCATCATGGAGAGTGGTATCCATAGACATCTCTACCCCATCCTGAGTCCAAGTAATGGTGTTGTCAGGAATGTTGGTGTAAAGGGTGTCGTGACGGTCTGCGATGTCCTTCTTGGTCCAGGTAGAATCAGAGTTATCAACCTTGGTAATTTCAACCACAGACTTTTCGATTACATCCTTAACCTTGATGGTGACTGTTGCTGTATCGGCATAAGTACCATCGGAAACCTGAACCTTGATAGTGTAGACAGAGTCGGTTTCGTAGTCCAGAGGTTCGGCAACCTTGATGGTACCATCCTTCTTGACATCGAACTTTTCACATGCCTTGGAACCGGTTTCGCAAATCGGAGTGAAGGTCAGTTCGCTGTATTCCTTCCTGGTATCCGGATCTTCAGCTACGATCTTGCCAACAGAATCACCGGTCTTGATATTTTCGTTCACGGTGAACTTCTGGTCATCAACAGTCGGAGCTTCGTTTACGTCACCAACCTTAATAGTAATGGTAGTATCCTTCTTGATGCCAGTCGGATCAGTTACAGAAACCTTGATATTGAAGGACGGAGTCGTTTCGTAATCAAACTTGGTGCTATCCTTAACAAGGATCTTACCATCTTCGGTAACAGTCACAAATTCGCTGGTGCCGATCAGAGCATAAGTACGTTCTTCCTTGTTTTCCGGGTCATCGAGGTCTTCAGAGGTAATGGTGCCAATCAGGTCCTTGTTACCCGGATTTTCGGGGATTTCAAATTCGGTAGAAGTAATGTACGGATCTTCCTTGATGTTGGTCAAGGCGATGTGCATGGTATCCACCACAAAGAGTTCCGGCTGCTTCTTGTCCTGGACCTTCACAACCAGGATGTAGGAATCCTTGTCATCTTCGTAGTTGAAGGACTTCTTGGTCGTGATAACACCAGCTTCGTCAACAGCGAACAGAGTGGTATCGCCACCGACGGCAATGACCATGTTGTCTCGGAAGCTCGGATCCTTTGTATCCAGGTCGTCACCCCACTTGATGGTATCCACAACGGAACCCTTCTTGTTGTGTTCCGGGAATTCGAAGTCCTGCTTTACAATGACCGGAGCTTCGTTCACGTCGATGACACTGATGATACGGACAACGGAATCCTGACGATCGGTTGCGTCGGTCACGATCAAGGTAACCTTGTGTTCCGGATTAATGGTTTCGTAGTCAAGCTTGCTGCTATCCTTGACGAATACAACAACCTTATACTTGTCGCCATCCTTAGCCAATTTCACATCGAAGAGGGAATCCACACCAGTCTTGTTGACGTCCTTCAAGGTCGGAACAAGCTTTGTAACCTGGTCTTCATCCGGGTCTTCAACAACATACTCAAACACAACGGTATTGGTCGGAACGTTTTCTTCCACACCGACTGTCAGGATCTTGCCATCCTTGTCGCCGCTACCGCTAGAGCAGTTGGCAACACACTTCTTGTCGTCTTCAGTATCGTCCTTACCATTGTCGTCATCGTCAACCACAATCGTCGGGTTTTCATCCTTGTCGTTCAAGGTAATCTTCACAGTAACGGTGTCAGCCATGTTTTCGAAGCCATGAGCCTTACCATTGTCAGTTACGATAACCTTGACCACGTAGATACTATCCTTTTCGTAGTCGAGGGCATTGTCCTTGTTAACGGTAATTACGCCGTTTGCGTCAACCTTGAAGATTTCTGCATCGCCCTTGCCGTCCTTGTCGTCGCCATCGGCCAGAGTGTAAGTGAGTTCAGCCCACTTATCCGGGTCGGTTGCAACAGCTACGCCAACGGTGTCGCCAATCTTGGAATTTTCATCAACACGGAGGCCATCCTTCTTGAGTTCTTCCTTGTTGACGAAGGTCGGGGCTTCGTTCACGTCCTTGACCTTAATAATACGGACCAGGGTGTCGGCAACATTCTTGTCGGTCTTGTCGTAAACAATGACAGACACATTGTAAATAGAATCGATCTTTTCGTAATCAAGCTTGGAGCCGTCACGTACAGAAACCACGACCTTGGAAGATGCTTCATCCACAGGCACAACTTCAATCTTGAAGAGAGAGTCTGCAATGTAAGGCTTGGTGGTACCATCCTGAACCAGGGTGGCAGCAAGCTTTTCAAGGTCACCCTTGTCTTCGTCCTTTACGACGTAGGCAAAGACAACGGTATTGGTCGGAGAGTTTTCATCGATACCCACGGTAACAACACGCTTGTCGTCAGACGGATCGTTAGGATCGTCTTCGCAATTTTCAAGGCAGTTGTCATCAGAGTCGTCATCGCCATCGCCGTCACCGTCGGGGATGATTTCCGGATTTTCATTCTTGTCGTTCAAGGTAATGGTTACAACCACGGTATCGGCCATGTTTTCGAAGCCATGAGCCTTACCATTGTCGGTTACGATAACCTTGACCACGTAGACGCTATCCTTTTCGTAGTCGAGGGCCTTGTCCTTGTTAACGGTGATCACGCCGTTTGCGTCAACCTTGAAGATTTCTGCATCGCCCTTGCCGTCCTTGTCGTCGCCATCGGCCAGAGTGTAAGTGAGTTCAGCCCACTTATCCGGGTCGGTTGCAACAGCTACGCCAACGGTGTCGCCAATCTTGGAATTTTCATCAACACGGAGGCCATCCTTCTTGAGTTCTTCCTTGTTGACGAAGGTCGGGGCTTCGTTCACGTCCTTGACCTTAATAATACGGACCAGGGTGTCGGCAACATTCTTGTCGGTCTTGTCGTAAACAATGACAGACACATTGTAAATAGAATCGATCTTTTCGTAATCAAGCTTGGAGCCGTCACGTACAGAAACCACGACCTTGGAAGATGCTTCATCCACAGGCACAACTTCAATCTTGAAGAGAGAGTCTGCAATGTAAGGCTTGGTGGTACCATCCTGAACCAGGGTGGCAGCAAGCTTTTCAAGGTCACCCTTGTCTTCGTCCTTTACGACGTAGGCAAAGACAACGGTATTGGTCGGAGAGTTTTCATCGATACCCACGGTAACAACACGCTTGTCGTCAGACGGATCGTTAGGATCGTCTTCGCAATTTTCAAGGCAGTTGTCATCAGAGTCGTCATCGCCATCGCCGTCACCGTCGGGGATGATTTCCGGATTTTCATTCTTGTCGTTCAGGGTAATCTTCACAGTAACGGTGTCGGCCATGTTTTCAAAGCCACGGTCCTTACCGTTGTCGGTTACGATAACCTTGACCACGTAGATGCTATCCTTTTCGTAGTCGAGGGCATTGTCCTTGTTAACGGTGATTACGCCGTTTGCATCAACCTTGAAGATTTCTGCATCGCCCTTGCCGTCCTTGTCGTCGCCATCAACCAAGGTGTAAGTGAGCTCAGCCCACTTATCCGGGTCGGTTGCAACAGCAACGCCAACGGTGTCGCCAATCTTGGAGTTTTCATCAACACGAAGGCCATCCTTCTTGAGTTCTTCCTTGTTGACGAAGGTCGGAGCTTCGTTAATGTCGCGAACATGAATATCCTTGGTCAAGGAAGCTACGCCATCAAGAGTATCCTTAAGGGTAAGGGTGATGTTGAAGACGGAGTCGCCACGGGCATCCATGATAGCTTCAAAGTCCAGAAGTTCATTGATTTCAGTGGTCTCGTCACCATTGTTCTTAACGAACAATTCGATGAACATGGAATCATTGTCATCAGACACCAGACGGATACCGAACAGATCTTCAGCAGATACCTTGCCGTCAACCTTCTTGTTGTCTACGAAGGAAACGCTGAGCTGTTCAAGGCCATCGTAGCCGTCTTCGTCGTGAATCGGCCAGGTCTTGATAACAAAGTCAACAGGACGGTTTTCCTCAACATCGTAGAACAGCTTGCCATCGTCATCGATAGTCGGATCTTCGTTTTCATCATTAATCTTGATGGTCACTGTAGCTTCAGAGGACTTGGAAGGTTCGCCCTTATCGGCAACGGTAATCTTCACCTCAATAGACGGCTGAGTTTCATAATCGAATTCTGCATCCTTCTTCACGGTAATCACACCGGTTTCAGGATCAATGTCAAAGTACTTGTTGTCTTCAATAGTATAAACCAAGGTACCATTGGGCACGGTATCGCGGTCAATATCAGAGGCGTTGACGCCTTCCTTATCGCCCTTCTTCCAACCATCGGGAAGAGCCTTGTCACCACCCTTGGCAAATTCGCTCACTGCGAACACCTGACCTTCAGCGACTACGTTTTCTTCGTTTTCATCAAGAACAATAATGTCCTTGGTCAAGGAAACAGATTCGTTGTCATGGTCGGTCAGGGTAATGGTCACATTGAAGACGGAATCGCCATTGGCCTTAAGGATTTCTTCAAAGTCCAGAAGTTCATTAATCTCGGCAGTCTCGTCACCGTTGTTCTTAACGAACAGGTCTACATGCAGGGAGTCGTCATCGCCCTTATAGACCTTGACGTCAAAGATGTCGGTCGCCTTGACAGCACCTTCTACAGTACCGTTATCGACCAGGGTCACAGACACGTTTTCTGCAGTTTCTGCTTCATCCGGGTCAATGATTGTCCAGGATTTGAGAATGGTTTTAACAGGAGCATTTTCGCTAATGACATAGCTAGGCTTACCGTCATCGTTGAACTTAGGAGTTTCGTTTTCATCACCAATCTTGACAGTCACTACAGCTTTAGAGGACTTGGAAGGTTCGCCCTTATCGGCAACGGTAATCTTCACCTCAATAGTCGGCTGAGTTTCGTGGTCAAATTCAGCACCCTTCTTCACGGTGATCACACCGGTTTCAGGATCGATATCAAAGTACCTGTTGTCTTCAATCGTGTAAACCAAGGTACCATTGGGCACGGTATCGCGGTCAATGTCGGAAGCGCTGACGCCTTCCTTGTCACCTTCCTTCACCCAACCCTCGGGAAGAACCTTGGTTCCTTCTGTAGCAAGTTCACCAACTTTAAATACTTGATTTTCAGCAACTACGTTTTCTTCGTTTTCATCAAGAACAACGATGTCCTTGGTCAAGGTTGCAGTCTTGCCGTCATGGTCAGTCAAGGTAATGGTCACATTGAAGACGGAATCACCATTGGCCTTAAGAATTTCTTCAAAGTCAAGAAGTTCATTAATCTCGGCAGTCTCGTCACCGTTGTTCTTAACGAACAGATTTACATGCAGAGCATTGTCTTCGCCCTTATAGACCTCGACGCCAAAGATATCGTTTGCCTTGACAGCACCTTCTACAGTACCGTTATCGACCAGGGTCACAGACATGTTTTCTGCAGTTTCTGCATTATCCGGGTCAATGATAGTCCAGGACTTGAGAACGGTATCTACAGGAGCATTTTCACGAACAACATAGCTGGGCTTACCGTCATCGTCGAACTCGGGCTTTTCGTTGACATCGCTCAACTTGATAGTCACCTCAACAGAAGTTCCCTTAATCGTAGCAGGATCTTCGCCATCGCCACCATCAGAAACTAGAACACGTACAACATAGATGCTATCCTTTTCGTAATCAAGTTCAGCATCTTCCTTAACGTAGATAACGCCATTTTCATCAATTACAAACGGCAAATCTTCATCGGAACCTTCCACAGCATGAATGGAGTAGGTAAGTTCAGCGAAGGTCTTAATTGCGCTGTTCTTATCCGGATCCGTTGCGATAAAACGACCATCATCTTCATCTGCAACCGGATCACCGTCTTCAGGTACGACGGTATGAACACGGACACCCTTTGCATCTTCCGGAACTGTAAAGAACTGTTCCTCAGCTTCGGGAGCGTCATTTTCATCAACGAGAGAAATTGTTACGAGACCAGTATGGCTCTTCTTGCCGTTTCCATCAGTGGTTGCGGCATCATCCGTTACAGTAACTTTCAGTGTATAGGTAGGCAGAGTTTCAAAATCAAGTTCAGCAGTGCTCTTTACAGAAACAGAGCCGTCTTCATTGACTTCAAACAGAGCAGACACAATGTTGTAGTATTCTTCAGTATAATCCTCATCGAAGGCCTTGCTGAGTTCATACTTCATTACATCACGAGGTTCTGTTTCTGCAACAGGAGAATCCTTTTCCACGTCGGTTGCGGTAATGGAACCTTCAACCTTATGAGTGTTTTCACCAACCAGAATTACAGATTCATTCAACACCGGCGGATCGTTTTCTGGATCAACATGAATTGAAATCAACCCCAAATCACTATCTTGTTTCGAAACGGAGGAATTTCCTTCCACATCCATCACAGTAAATACAAACGTTGTGTAAACGCCATCACGACTGTACTCATCTTTGTCATTGATGTACTTGAAATCACCATTGGCCAAACGTTCCAAAGCAATAAAGGATCCAGCAACAACAGGTTCTCCTCCAAGAGTGAGAACGCCCTTTTCAGGAAGTACTGTAATGGTGATACCACTCTGTTCATACATGCCCTTATAGAAGAAATCTTCTGCTGAGAATGCGTGAATATGGTCCTCTAGCATGCGAACAGAAGCCGGCTTGGTAGACGGATTTTTCTGAGCATCCTGCAATCTCAAGTCAAAATAACCTTCACGGACGTTGCCATCAAGCACGGCGCCACTCAAGTTCATCACATGAAGACGAATCATTTCGTCAGGTTCAACCACGTCATCAATTTTCACATTAATGTGAATGCTTTCGTTTCTGCTATTCACGTCAGCAGAATCGGTACCAGCCCAGATAACAACCTGGGCAGCCTTATTTTCGGAGCAAAGCGGGAACGGATAGGGGTTCACTTCAGATTGATCAACGGTAATATCTGCTGCACTGGCAACATTCGAATATTCGTTAGTCAAATATTCAAAGCAGTAGTCGAAGTAGACGTTGACCTTAGTCTTTTCACTCAGCTTAACAGGAACCGGCACGAAGGTATCGTTTTCCTTAAAGACCAGAGAAGCAAAAACCTCGGGAGTAAAGCCAAGGATAGGAGGATCGAACGGCACATAGCGGAAGCCAGAGCCATCAAAGAAAGCATTAACGTCAATGACGTCAGCGAGCAACTGACCAGCCAAAGTCATGGACTGCCTTACAGTGATTGTGCCCGTAGAAATAAAGGTTCCCTGAATAACATCGCCTTTCTGCATTGCAGCCCAGTCAATATTTTCCGTCGTATAGAACAAAAGATTTCCGGCGTAATCGGAATTCTTGACAGGAGTTGCAGAACCGGACACCCACTGGAGTTTTTCTTCATCATACACAGCATCCTTGTCCATATAAGACACGATAATCTGGTTATGAGAAGGAATACCTCCCTTGAAGCCATTGGTGAGGAAAATTCTAGTCAGACGACCACCATAGGGCATGCGAACTTCAAGAAGGTTCTCGTTCGTAAACTGGATATGGTCGATAATGATGTCGTATGTGCCAGCACCCTTAGGAACATCAATCGTCGGATGACCGAAAGGATATGCAGCACCCTTGAGTTGGTCGCGGTTATTATTTGTCTCGATAGCCGGATAAACAACAGCTTCGTTAGCTCCAAGCTTCGGGATCCTCAAATCAGTGTTAATCTGCGGAACAGTTGAAGGACAGTTTTCGTACTCCGCACCCACAAACTGATGGTCAGGATCGTTATGAGCCTTGAGGTATTCATTATTCGCTGTCCCCTTTACACACTGCGTCCCCAAAATAAGGTTTGCAGAACCACGCCAGTTGGCCTCCTGGTTGATGGTGATATTCCCAAGGACACGAACCGGACCTGAGGTCAAGGAGTCATTTCCATCACTCATGATCAGGTTACCACCAACAAGCACCGGACCACCGATAGTATGCTTGTTGTTACCATTATGCAGGTCAAGGTTACCATCCGCAGTACCAAACCAACCAGACTTATCCGGTACAAGGATTTGCTGACCAGAGAAGTTGATTCCATGGGCACCAAACATCTTGTACTTCATCAGGTCTTCCCAGAAGCCCTGCTGCTTGGAATCATCGATACCGTCAAAGTACAACGGAGCTACATCCGCAGCCATTGCAGGTACCACCATAGCCAAGGCCAGGGTCAATTTTCTAAGCAAATTCTTTCCAAAACTCATATTTCATCTCCTTCGATGAAATTCATCAGCACTTATTCCATATTGGAATATAAGAAACAAGTACTAATTTTTACACATTTTCAAACTTTAAATATAGAAAATAAGTTTTCAATTGTAACGATTTATCAACAGCAAATCCCCAAAACCGTTGTATTTACTACAATGTGTGATAAAAAACACGGTATTTTCCATCGCCGTGCAAGTTTTTTAACAACTTTTCGTATCACGCAAATTTTCTAGGAGCGTGCAAAAAAAACAGCCCCCGAAGAGGCTGTTTTCAAATTTTTACTTGTTTTTCAAGATATTTTCGTATAAATTCGG from Fibrobacter sp. includes the following:
- a CDS encoding cadherin repeat domain-containing protein translates to MSFGKNLLRKLTLALAMVVPAMAADVAPLYFDGIDDSKQQGFWEDLMKYKMFGAHGINFSGQQILVPDKSGWFGTADGNLDLHNGNNKHTIGGPVLVGGNLIMSDGNDSLTSGPVRVLGNITINQEANWRGSANLILGTQCVKGTANNEYLKAHNDPDHQFVGAEYENCPSTVPQINTDLRIPKLGANEAVVYPAIETNNNRDQLKGAAYPFGHPTIDVPKGAGTYDIIIDHIQFTNENLLEVRMPYGGRLTRIFLTNGFKGGIPSHNQIIVSYMDKDAVYDEEKLQWVSGSATPVKNSDYAGNLLFYTTENIDWAAMQKGDVIQGTFISTGTITVRQSMTLAGQLLADVIDVNAFFDGSGFRYVPFDPPILGFTPEVFASLVFKENDTFVPVPVKLSEKTKVNVYFDYCFEYLTNEYSNVASAADITVDQSEVNPYPFPLCSENKAAQVVIWAGTDSADVNSRNESIHINVKIDDVVEPDEMIRLHVMNLSGAVLDGNVREGYFDLRLQDAQKNPSTKPASVRMLEDHIHAFSAEDFFYKGMYEQSGITITVLPEKGVLTLGGEPVVAGSFIALERLANGDFKYINDKDEYSRDGVYTTFVFTVMDVEGNSSVSKQDSDLGLISIHVDPENDPPVLNESVILVGENTHKVEGSITATDVEKDSPVAETEPRDVMKYELSKAFDEDYTEEYYNIVSALFEVNEDGSVSVKSTAELDFETLPTYTLKVTVTDDAATTDGNGKKSHTGLVTISLVDENDAPEAEEQFFTVPEDAKGVRVHTVVPEDGDPVADEDDGRFIATDPDKNSAIKTFAELTYSIHAVEGSDEDLPFVIDENGVIYVKEDAELDYEKDSIYVVRVLVSDGGDGEDPATIKGTSVEVTIKLSDVNEKPEFDDDGKPSYVVRENAPVDTVLKSWTIIDPDNAETAENMSVTLVDNGTVEGAVKANDIFGVEVYKGEDNALHVNLFVKNNGDETAEINELLDFEEILKANGDSVFNVTITLTDHDGKTATLTKDIVVLDENEENVVAENQVFKVGELATEGTKVLPEGWVKEGDKEGVSASDIDRDTVPNGTLVYTIEDNRYFDIDPETGVITVKKGAEFDHETQPTIEVKITVADKGEPSKSSKAVVTVKIGDENETPKFNDDGKPSYVISENAPVKTILKSWTIIDPDEAETAENVSVTLVDNGTVEGAVKATDIFDVKVYKGDDDSLHVDLFVKNNGDETAEINELLDFEEILKANGDSVFNVTITLTDHDNESVSLTKDIIVLDENEENVVAEGQVFAVSEFAKGGDKALPDGWKKGDKEGVNASDIDRDTVPNGTLVYTIEDNKYFDIDPETGVITVKKDAEFDYETQPSIEVKITVADKGEPSKSSEATVTIKINDENEDPTIDDDGKLFYDVEENRPVDFVIKTWPIHDEDGYDGLEQLSVSFVDNKKVDGKVSAEDLFGIRLVSDDNDSMFIELFVKNNGDETTEINELLDFEAIMDARGDSVFNITLTLKDTLDGVASLTKDIHVRDINEAPTFVNKEELKKDGLRVDENSKIGDTVGVAVATDPDKWAELTYTLVDGDDKDGKGDAEIFKVDANGVITVNKDNALDYEKDSIYVVKVIVTDNGKDRGFENMADTVTVKITLNDKNENPEIIPDGDGDGDDDSDDNCLENCEDDPNDPSDDKRVVTVGIDENSPTNTVVFAYVVKDEDKGDLEKLAATLVQDGTTKPYIADSLFKIEVVPVDEASSKVVVSVRDGSKLDYEKIDSIYNVSVIVYDKTDKNVADTLVRIIKVKDVNEAPTFVNKEELKKDGLRVDENSKIGDTVGVAVATDPDKWAELTYTLADGDDKDGKGDAEIFKVDANGVITVNKDKALDYEKDSVYVVKVIVTDNGKAHGFENMADTVVVTITLNDKNENPEIIPDGDGDGDDDSDDNCLENCEDDPNDPSDDKRVVTVGIDENSPTNTVVFAYVVKDEDKGDLEKLAATLVQDGTTKPYIADSLFKIEVVPVDEASSKVVVSVRDGSKLDYEKIDSIYNVSVIVYDKTDKNVADTLVRIIKVKDVNEAPTFVNKEELKKDGLRVDENSKIGDTVGVAVATDPDKWAELTYTLADGDDKDGKGDAEIFKVDANGVITVNKDNALDYEKDSIYVVKVIVTDNGKAHGFENMADTVTVKITLNDKDENPTIVVDDDDNGKDDTEDDKKCVANCSSGSGDKDGKILTVGVEENVPTNTVVFEYVVEDPDEDQVTKLVPTLKDVNKTGVDSLFDVKLAKDGDKYKVVVFVKDSSKLDYETINPEHKVTLIVTDATDRQDSVVRIISVIDVNEAPVIVKQDFEFPEHNKKGSVVDTIKWGDDLDTKDPSFRDNMVIAVGGDTTLFAVDEAGVITTKKSFNYEDDKDSYILVVKVQDKKQPELFVVDTMHIALTNIKEDPYITSTEFEIPENPGNKDLIGTITSEDLDDPENKEERTYALIGTSEFVTVTEDGKILVKDSTKFDYETTPSFNIKVSVTDPTGIKKDTTITIKVGDVNEAPTVDDQKFTVNENIKTGDSVGKIVAEDPDTRKEYSELTFTPICETGSKACEKFDVKKDGTIKVAEPLDYETDSVYTIKVQVSDGTYADTATVTIKVKDVIEKSVVEITKVDNSDSTWTKKDIADRHDTLYTNIPDNTITWTQDGVEMSMDTTLHDGPNCIIITYKDPAKNEAGSDTVVIFFSDATPIVTVTAGSDATEADNIYTVVQGTDKADTNIYVNSNKNDVVVTVLDPASGKTDTFTVKVDLDTVHVSKDTYTQVNKVKGELILNENPSSGVSRVPMNDDQVKVSYEEKVDGKTYTVSYNTDKSGNPVKVPVVGSKGKIDSIEVITVSYVTTIGGKDVTISYKADALTGEALVTDTDGNLLTTAGVEAINKDPSKNPNKNPSSSSSGSHNSSSSSGSSSGSNSGSKVPQISTGALTVTYDYVDETTGNTVTVSYVVDEKGNIIKNDEGDTGYNVSYTFVNKYGNAASTSVFIVLDKVGPKVEILSPEGGAVIRSNFVNVVWSVDGVIQDTLTTQGLEKGFNSIVRFYKDKAGNEASDTIFVIMKDGKDLDVAVVNPVTEMTQDRVDRYYASNPPKEGETYAVSIKNPSTGKEVETLIGGSFDTKEGSGKEPYPGHSSHLGPTLAMDVKLPMVNDVGGMATLDDLLSSDGLVPLEGVDAKNSEKVTVEEYVRDYCSEKFQNKFNSDFKGKIDQANLYNSKMDVHIWIYTNLGGFVDYYSFTQKLNDPSYTNDAALLNAYFEMKPDKDGNVHTENGKLLATGSYLYKVQVNLRSELQCTLPPVKDPTGKKKGDVIKTSEDMLKPFGYKRPPKK